One genomic region from Candidatus Omnitrophota bacterium encodes:
- a CDS encoding patatin-like phospholipase family protein codes for MNKAKTALVLGGGAARGIAHIGVLKTLRRYNIPFDIVAGTSIGSLMGAIYALDLPFDAVEEAALKTTWKDLSDFALSKTGFLEGRSLERIIEKLLDGKSFPDVKKEFAVIATDIENGDEVIIRSGNLVRAIRASCSVPGVFIPARVNGRLLVDGGLRNTVPSEVARAMGADFIVAVDVGYCVRKGRITNIFQVLFQSIQIIGSELNRHETMSADVVIRVDLGEDIDQMAFDKAAYIISEGEKAAEAAVPDILGLMKKRGYAC; via the coding sequence ATGAATAAAGCAAAGACAGCCCTTGTGCTGGGCGGAGGCGCGGCAAGGGGGATAGCGCATATAGGTGTTTTAAAAACTTTAAGGCGTTACAATATACCCTTTGATATAGTAGCCGGCACGAGTATAGGTTCTCTCATGGGCGCCATATACGCGCTGGATCTACCCTTTGACGCGGTGGAAGAGGCCGCTCTCAAGACAACATGGAAGGACTTAAGCGACTTCGCTCTTTCCAAAACAGGCTTTCTTGAGGGCAGAAGCCTTGAGCGTATAATAGAAAAACTTTTAGACGGGAAGAGCTTCCCTGACGTCAAGAAAGAGTTTGCGGTGATAGCTACCGACATTGAAAACGGCGATGAAGTAATAATAAGATCCGGGAATCTTGTCAGGGCCATAAGGGCAAGTTGTTCGGTACCGGGAGTGTTTATCCCGGCGCGTGTCAACGGAAGGCTTCTTGTTGACGGCGGATTGAGAAATACCGTGCCTTCAGAGGTTGCCAGGGCTATGGGCGCTGATTTTATTGTTGCCGTTGATGTCGGCTATTGCGTCAGAAAAGGCAGGATCACGAATATATTCCAGGTGCTTTTCCAGTCAATACAAATCATCGGCAGCGAATTAAACAGGCACGAGACCATGTCTGCCGATGTGGTTATCCGTGTTGACCTTGGGGAGGATATAGACCAGATGGCTTTTGATAAGGCCGCGTACATTATATCGGAAGGAGAAAAAGCGGCCGAGGCCGCCGTGCCCGATATCTTAGGCTTGATGAAAAAACGCGGTTACGCCTGTTAA
- the aroQ gene encoding type II 3-dehydroquinate dehydratase — translation MKKILVINGPNLNLLGDRERSVYGQMSLEQINQLLREKAQALGVAVDFFQSNHEGELVQKIQDAKASDFGAIIINPAAYTHTSVAIRDAVSAVDMPVVEVHISNIYAREEFRHKSVIAPVASGQISGFGVNSYILGLEAAAGLI, via the coding sequence ATGAAAAAGATACTGGTGATTAATGGGCCGAACCTGAATCTATTGGGTGACAGAGAAAGGTCCGTTTATGGACAGATGAGCCTTGAACAGATAAACCAGTTATTACGCGAAAAAGCCCAGGCGCTGGGAGTAGCGGTTGATTTTTTTCAGTCTAATCACGAAGGAGAGCTTGTCCAGAAGATACAGGACGCCAAGGCCTCGGATTTTGGAGCCATAATCATAAATCCCGCCGCTTATACGCATACAAGTGTGGCCATTAGAGACGCGGTAAGCGCTGTTGATATGCCGGTCGTGGAGGTGCATATATCAAATATTTACGCGCGCGAAGAATTTAGGCATAAGTCTGTAATAGCCCCCGTCGCGTCAGGCCAGATATCTGGATTCGGGGTAAATAGTTATATTCTTGGTTTAGAGGCCGCCGCGGGCCTTATTTAG
- a CDS encoding lysylphosphatidylglycerol synthase transmembrane domain-containing protein, with product MKTRFLNLLRMFVSLSLLGLLFWFMRRGLSDMYAAIIGADKVMICCAMLLFLVTAYLIALRLKVVVSAQSISISAKEAACLTFAGYFFNNFLPTSFGGDVFKAYYIGKKTGMKTAALAGVFMDRILAMIPFTLIPVVTITFFNHRISARPVIAAVYLIFLTSAVFVWMLLCRKAARYVSFILSPFRQTYWYDKVKSGYDFLNIYSNRKTILLHSLALSIVVQVLSVIATYVLARALGIHDAGMGVFFIVVPIVGILTLIPSLNGLGVREGGYVYLLSPYMSAEKALALSILVLASLLMYSLIGGLIYGFQRKVFSADTARPAQ from the coding sequence GTGAAAACCAGATTCCTTAATCTCTTGCGTATGTTCGTAAGCCTTTCCCTGTTAGGCCTGCTGTTTTGGTTCATGCGTCGGGGTTTATCGGATATGTATGCCGCTATAATTGGCGCGGACAAGGTCATGATCTGTTGTGCCATGCTGCTTTTTCTTGTCACGGCGTATCTTATAGCCTTAAGGCTCAAGGTCGTGGTATCCGCGCAGTCAATAAGTATCAGCGCGAAGGAAGCGGCCTGCCTGACATTTGCCGGTTATTTTTTCAATAATTTCCTGCCCACCTCGTTTGGAGGCGATGTTTTTAAGGCCTATTATATCGGAAAAAAAACCGGTATGAAGACAGCGGCCCTGGCAGGAGTCTTTATGGACAGGATCCTGGCGATGATACCGTTTACGCTTATACCGGTAGTCACAATAACTTTTTTTAACCATAGGATATCCGCCCGTCCGGTCATTGCCGCCGTTTATTTGATATTTCTGACGAGCGCGGTATTTGTCTGGATGCTATTATGCAGAAAGGCGGCCAGATACGTGTCGTTTATATTGTCGCCGTTTAGGCAAACATACTGGTATGACAAAGTAAAGAGCGGGTATGATTTTTTAAATATCTATTCTAACCGCAAGACGATACTTTTGCATAGTCTCGCCTTGTCAATCGTAGTGCAGGTATTATCGGTGATAGCGACATATGTTCTGGCCAGAGCCCTTGGCATACACGATGCGGGTATGGGAGTATTTTTTATCGTTGTTCCAATTGTAGGCATATTGACATTGATACCATCTTTAAACGGCCTGGGAGTGCGTGAGGGCGGTTATGTTTATCTTCTTAGCCCTTATATGTCCGCTGAAAAAGCCCTGGCCCTGTCTATCCTCGTGCTTGCCTCACTATTGATGTACAGCCTTATAGGGGGCCTGATATACGGGTTTCAGAGGAAGGTATTTTCAGCAGATACTGCGCGCCCGGCGCAGTGA
- a CDS encoding pitrilysin family protein: MKYRAIILSCLLFLVYTALFFCPACYPQEHEFFSSGVTKYVLANGLTVVLKPDRKTPTFSAQVYVRAGSATEGKYAGSGITHLIEHMVFKGTSAMSSQELLARVKSFGADIDAYTALDYTAFKMQGSSGNIAALLEIFYNIISDPCFDASELEKEKEVIRTEMRYTNDDPEKYLSTQFWQKAYMIHPYRNPIIGYEDIFDTITRDDIIGYYQQFYVPNNMVLVVVGDFELDNARMAVENSFGKLKRRPVVIAPIATEPAQITARLNSIEYPVSKTLLLIGFHSVSMSEPDIFALDTLAVIMGTGKSSLLYEALHDRLNLVYAVDVCNYTPFHPGLFLIGATLEPDNEQKVIDEIFNVLETVKKSPIKKKDIDRAKKQVISSYIFGKQTQSGQAADLGTSQLLTGDVDFSAHYVKGVMSVTPEDLAYVANKYINRPSMTKLSLKPAGAGQDGARGEKALAQLEARKVSMQTLKNGVRLIVAEDKSLPIVSMQVCMKAGLYVEREENNGISNVVSRMLLKGTAGRSQADLFFAIESAGGSLTSYSGNNSIGLSLEIMKEDFKKGVDILSDIILRPAFPKDKLKALKDEILAQISLKNDDIFFAAEKALRHNLFKGGPYGMDQLGSPKSLERITRKEVLNFYRDFCTGPNIVVAVCGDVNKDEVYSLMDAKLRGVNPRPNSSVIQNLLKPIDKKVEVSAVMDKEQAVVMTGFRVPGMRDPQRYPLQVLSSVFSGPSGRLYNKIRTQQGMAYTLGVFGMTGMDVGSFIFYAASLPEHTDTITESIFAQIESVSQGDITAAEIDSAKNLLLSQYHIELQTAGAFAQKMALDELYGLGFQYYLLYPDIINNITRDDVIQSSNLYLAPGSCVVSKILPKRSVAE, translated from the coding sequence ATGAAATACAGGGCCATTATATTATCATGCTTGTTATTTTTGGTATATACGGCCCTGTTTTTTTGTCCCGCCTGTTATCCCCAGGAGCATGAGTTTTTCTCATCCGGAGTTACGAAATACGTTTTAGCCAACGGCCTTACCGTTGTGCTTAAACCCGACAGAAAAACACCGACCTTTTCAGCGCAAGTCTATGTGCGGGCAGGTTCGGCAACAGAAGGAAAATACGCCGGATCCGGTATAACCCATCTTATAGAGCATATGGTATTTAAAGGCACCTCTGCCATGTCTTCGCAGGAACTATTGGCCCGCGTAAAATCGTTCGGTGCCGATATAGACGCTTATACCGCTCTTGATTACACAGCCTTCAAGATGCAGGGGTCTTCCGGCAATATAGCGGCTCTGCTTGAGATTTTTTATAATATCATATCTGACCCGTGTTTTGACGCTTCGGAATTAGAGAAAGAAAAAGAGGTCATCAGGACCGAGATGCGTTATACCAATGATGACCCTGAAAAATATCTGTCAACGCAATTTTGGCAGAAGGCTTATATGATACACCCCTACCGTAACCCTATAATCGGTTACGAAGATATATTTGATACGATTACGAGAGATGACATTATTGGTTATTATCAGCAATTTTATGTCCCTAATAACATGGTTCTTGTCGTTGTTGGTGATTTTGAACTTGATAATGCGCGGATGGCGGTAGAGAATAGTTTTGGAAAACTCAAACGCAGGCCGGTTGTGATAGCGCCTATTGCCACCGAACCCGCGCAGATTACCGCGCGGCTTAATAGCATAGAATACCCGGTGTCAAAGACGTTACTGCTTATCGGTTTTCATTCCGTATCCATGTCAGAACCCGATATATTTGCCCTTGATACCCTGGCTGTTATAATGGGCACGGGCAAGTCATCTTTATTGTATGAGGCATTGCATGACAGGTTAAACCTCGTATATGCCGTTGATGTCTGCAATTACACACCGTTTCATCCGGGACTTTTTTTGATAGGCGCGACACTGGAACCTGACAATGAGCAGAAGGTGATAGATGAGATATTTAACGTGCTTGAAACGGTAAAGAAAAGTCCAATCAAGAAAAAGGACATTGACAGGGCAAAAAAACAAGTTATAAGCTCTTATATATTTGGTAAACAAACCCAGTCGGGCCAGGCCGCTGATTTAGGCACAAGCCAGCTGTTGACAGGGGACGTGGATTTTTCCGCTCATTACGTAAAAGGGGTAATGTCTGTAACGCCCGAGGACCTGGCTTATGTCGCAAATAAATATATTAACAGGCCGAGTATGACGAAACTTAGCCTTAAGCCGGCGGGCGCGGGGCAGGATGGGGCGCGCGGCGAAAAAGCTTTGGCGCAGCTTGAGGCGAGAAAGGTTTCCATGCAGACGCTTAAAAACGGTGTCAGGCTTATTGTGGCTGAAGATAAAAGCCTGCCCATCGTTTCAATGCAGGTCTGCATGAAAGCCGGCCTATACGTGGAGCGCGAAGAAAATAACGGTATATCAAACGTTGTTTCACGCATGCTGCTAAAGGGGACTGCCGGCCGCAGCCAGGCTGATTTGTTTTTTGCCATTGAATCGGCCGGCGGGAGCCTGACATCTTACAGCGGTAATAACAGCATCGGGCTGTCTCTTGAGATTATGAAAGAGGATTTTAAAAAAGGGGTTGACATATTATCCGATATCATCTTAAGGCCCGCGTTTCCAAAAGACAAATTAAAGGCCCTTAAAGATGAAATCCTGGCACAGATCAGTTTAAAGAATGACGATATCTTTTTTGCCGCCGAAAAAGCTCTAAGGCATAATCTATTTAAAGGCGGCCCTTACGGGATGGACCAGCTTGGCAGCCCCAAGTCGCTTGAAAGAATAACACGCAAAGAGGTGCTTAACTTTTACAGGGATTTTTGCACAGGCCCTAATATCGTGGTTGCCGTATGCGGAGACGTTAACAAAGACGAGGTTTATTCTCTTATGGATGCGAAATTGCGGGGGGTAAATCCCAGGCCCAACTCAAGCGTGATTCAAAATCTTTTAAAGCCTATTGACAAAAAAGTTGAAGTGTCTGCCGTTATGGACAAGGAACAGGCGGTAGTAATGACGGGTTTTAGGGTCCCCGGCATGAGAGACCCGCAAAGATACCCGCTCCAGGTGCTATCGTCGGTATTTTCAGGGCCTTCCGGCAGATTGTATAATAAGATAAGGACCCAGCAGGGCATGGCATACACGCTCGGAGTGTTCGGTATGACGGGCATGGACGTAGGTTCGTTTATATTTTACGCCGCTTCTTTGCCGGAACATACGGATACGATAACTGAAAGCATATTCGCTCAAATAGAGTCGGTTAGCCAGGGCGATATTACCGCGGCGGAAATAGACTCTGCGAAAAACTTATTATTGTCTCAATATCATATTGAATTACAGACGGCAGGGGCGTTCGCCCAGAAGATGGCGCTCGATGAGCTCTACGGGTTAGGATTCCAGTACTATCTGCTTTACCCCGATATCATTAATAATATCACAAGAGACGATGTTATACAATCGTCCAACCTGTATCTGGCCCCCGGCTCATGCGTGGTTTCTAAAATACTGCCGAAGAGGAGCGTGGCTGAATGA
- the rpsU gene encoding 30S ribosomal protein S21: MPKINIKDNEPLERALRRFKKKIEREGIIREVKSRKHYEKPSVKKRRKIREARKKKRRF, encoded by the coding sequence GTGCCAAAAATAAACATTAAAGATAATGAGCCTCTTGAGCGGGCCCTGCGCAGGTTCAAGAAAAAAATAGAGCGCGAGGGTATTATCAGAGAGGTCAAATCGCGTAAACATTATGAAAAGCCGAGCGTCAAAAAGCGCCGCAAGATAAGAGAGGCGCGTAAAAAAAAGAGAAGATTTTAA
- a CDS encoding Xaa-Pro peptidase family protein, translating into MINRLDKVRRAMKRLGLDALLVSNPANIFYLSGFEGCDSLLVLTLSDCYILTDFRYAEEAFAAAKGFLIISEGPSIYEKFAYVIKKSKAGRVGFEPHYMPVRDSELLGCASCLELRKTSYIIERLRAVKDAHEIAAIKRSASIARKTLELISSQIIPGRGERQTAGRVNYYMSRFGADMPSFNTIVLSGPNSSLPHGRPSDRVFEVSDMIMVDFGARAKGYSSDLTRMFFVGKISKSVNTIYNIVKTAQLKAIEKIRPGVKISDIDKAARSYIAGKGFEKYFGHATGHGIGIDVHELPRISSKNNSRLAQGMVFSIEPGIYLPGRFGIRIEDMVMVTGAGCEVLTR; encoded by the coding sequence ATGATTAACAGATTAGATAAAGTCAGACGAGCGATGAAACGCCTCGGCCTGGACGCTTTGCTTGTTTCAAATCCGGCCAATATTTTTTATCTAAGCGGATTTGAAGGATGCGATTCGCTTCTTGTTTTGACTCTTTCCGATTGCTATATTCTTACTGATTTCAGGTATGCGGAAGAGGCTTTCGCCGCTGCAAAAGGCTTTTTGATAATATCAGAGGGCCCGAGTATCTATGAAAAATTCGCTTATGTTATTAAAAAGTCAAAAGCCGGCAGGGTGGGATTTGAACCCCATTATATGCCGGTAAGGGATAGCGAACTGCTTGGCTGTGCTTCCTGCCTTGAGTTGCGCAAGACCTCGTATATTATTGAAAGATTACGGGCGGTTAAAGATGCCCATGAGATAGCGGCTATAAAGCGTTCAGCGTCTATAGCCAGGAAAACGCTTGAATTAATTTCCAGCCAGATAATACCCGGCAGGGGTGAAAGGCAGACGGCGGGACGGGTTAATTATTATATGTCAAGGTTTGGGGCCGATATGCCGTCATTTAACACCATTGTCTTATCTGGGCCAAATTCAAGCCTGCCTCATGGCAGGCCTTCGGACAGGGTGTTTGAGGTATCAGACATGATAATGGTTGACTTTGGCGCTAGGGCGAAAGGCTATAGTTCTGACTTGACAAGAATGTTCTTTGTGGGTAAAATATCCAAATCTGTTAATACTATATATAATATAGTGAAAACAGCCCAGTTAAAGGCCATAGAGAAGATCAGGCCGGGCGTAAAGATATCAGATATTGATAAGGCGGCCAGGTCGTATATCGCCGGTAAGGGTTTTGAAAAATATTTTGGCCACGCAACCGGGCATGGAATAGGCATAGATGTTCACGAATTGCCCCGTATAAGTTCTAAGAATAACTCAAGATTGGCGCAGGGTATGGTATTTTCAATAGAACCGGGCATTTATCTGCCAGGCAGGTTTGGCATCAGGATAGAGGACATGGTCATGGTAACCGGCGCGGGGTGCGAGGTTTTGACGCGATAG
- a CDS encoding DUF1844 domain-containing protein, translated as MDKTGQDMQDFLKDKGEDFVFFITGLGMQVLIALGHIPNPADNKKEQNLTHAKYMIDTLDMISRKTKNNLDANEGKVLADMLCNLRMQYVEASGKGPLK; from the coding sequence ATGGATAAAACGGGACAGGATATGCAGGATTTTTTAAAAGATAAAGGCGAGGATTTTGTATTCTTTATAACAGGCCTCGGCATGCAGGTATTGATAGCCCTGGGGCACATACCTAATCCGGCGGATAACAAGAAAGAGCAAAACCTCACTCATGCAAAATATATGATTGATACGCTTGATATGATCAGCCGTAAGACAAAGAACAATCTTGACGCTAACGAAGGCAAGGTTTTAGCCGATATGCTTTGCAATCTAAGGATGCAGTATGTGGAAGCGTCCGGAAAAGGGCCTTTGAAATGA
- the accB gene encoding acetyl-CoA carboxylase biotin carboxyl carrier protein: MNLKEIKEIIGLMEEHGLAEIEIEKGDQKIKLRKTLKPELFMAAQQSPVAAGPARANEPSGQEYLQEKKSANVIEIKAPIVGTFYRAPSPDAAPFVEVGQEIEVGQVVCIIEAMKLMNEIKSEVKGKVVDVLVENADPIEFGQILMLIEPS; the protein is encoded by the coding sequence ATGAATTTAAAAGAAATCAAGGAAATTATAGGCTTGATGGAGGAACACGGCCTGGCCGAAATAGAGATAGAGAAAGGGGATCAAAAGATAAAATTGCGCAAGACCCTTAAGCCTGAATTGTTCATGGCGGCGCAACAAAGCCCTGTGGCAGCGGGTCCCGCCAGGGCCAATGAGCCTTCCGGGCAGGAATATCTTCAGGAAAAAAAGAGCGCAAATGTTATTGAGATAAAGGCCCCGATAGTGGGCACGTTTTACCGCGCCCCGTCGCCTGACGCGGCCCCGTTTGTTGAGGTAGGCCAGGAGATAGAGGTAGGCCAGGTCGTATGCATAATTGAAGCCATGAAGCTTATGAATGAGATAAAGTCCGAAGTAAAAGGCAAGGTGGTGGATGTGCTGGTTGAGAATGCCGATCCGATTGAATTCGGACAGATACTGATGCTGATAGAACCATCTTAA
- the amrB gene encoding AmmeMemoRadiSam system protein B, which translates to MNRQPVAAGRFYPADKKGIEIFLSGTGPISKSKKDALAIVSPHAGYIYSGAIAVQTISGIRIADTVVIIGPNHAAIGSPFAVYGSGKWHTPLGDIAVDEKMSCAICRACGLIMDDKTAHCREHSIEVQLPILQYFRRDFKIVPIILQGGSLGQCRQIAEAIVNAKEKTGTDILIIASSDMTHYESYDTAARKDGIAIEAMLKLDENLLYESVCRYDISMCGCPGVAVALSAAKKMGANLARLIRYATSADATGDYDSVVGYAGVVVEKVSV; encoded by the coding sequence ATGAACAGGCAGCCTGTTGCGGCAGGCAGGTTTTATCCGGCTGATAAAAAAGGCATAGAGATTTTCCTGTCCGGGACAGGGCCAATTTCCAAAAGTAAAAAAGACGCGCTGGCAATAGTTTCTCCCCATGCCGGTTATATATATTCAGGCGCGATAGCAGTGCAAACTATTTCCGGTATTCGTATTGCCGATACGGTTGTAATCATAGGCCCGAATCATGCCGCTATCGGCAGTCCCTTTGCCGTTTACGGAAGCGGTAAATGGCATACACCGTTGGGTGATATAGCTGTTGACGAGAAGATGTCTTGTGCCATATGCCGGGCCTGCGGTTTGATAATGGATGACAAGACGGCCCATTGCCGCGAGCATTCCATAGAGGTACAGCTTCCAATACTGCAGTATTTCAGGCGTGATTTCAAGATAGTGCCTATTATCCTGCAAGGCGGCAGTCTCGGGCAATGCAGACAAATCGCTGAAGCTATAGTAAACGCGAAAGAGAAAACCGGCACGGATATATTGATAATAGCAAGCAGTGACATGACACATTACGAGTCCTATGACACCGCCGCCAGAAAGGATGGTATCGCGATAGAGGCCATGTTAAAGCTTGACGAAAACCTGCTTTATGAATCGGTATGCCGTTATGATATAAGTATGTGCGGTTGTCCAGGAGTTGCCGTAGCTTTATCCGCGGCCAAAAAGATGGGCGCTAATTTAGCAAGGCTTATAAGGTATGCCACAAGCGCAGACGCCACGGGCGATTATGACAGCGTTGTCGGTTATGCCGGCGTGGTAGTGGAGAAGGTGTCCGTATGA
- the efp gene encoding elongation factor P: MIDTSDFKNGIAIILDGALYQIIEFQHIKPGKGGAFVRTRLKNLRTKAVLERTFRAGEKVQDAWITAKKIQFTYKNGNLYFFMGSEDYEEVSIPGEVLGDNSKFLKEGLEINSLWHNDQIVDAILPAAVVFKIEHTEPGIKGDTAKSAFKPATIETGATVQVPLFVNQGDSIKVDTRTGEYLERA, encoded by the coding sequence ATGATTGATACGAGTGATTTTAAAAACGGCATAGCGATAATATTAGACGGCGCGCTTTATCAGATTATTGAGTTTCAGCATATAAAACCCGGTAAGGGAGGGGCTTTCGTAAGAACAAGGCTTAAAAACCTGCGCACAAAAGCGGTGCTGGAGAGAACGTTCAGGGCCGGGGAAAAAGTCCAGGACGCCTGGATTACAGCCAAAAAAATACAGTTTACTTATAAAAACGGTAACCTGTATTTTTTTATGGGCAGCGAAGATTACGAAGAGGTCTCTATACCCGGTGAAGTTTTGGGTGATAATAGTAAATTTTTAAAAGAAGGGCTTGAAATTAATTCTTTATGGCATAACGACCAGATTGTTGACGCGATATTGCCTGCCGCGGTTGTATTTAAGATTGAGCATACCGAACCCGGCATAAAAGGCGATACGGCAAAGTCAGCTTTCAAGCCGGCTACTATAGAGACAGGCGCAACGGTCCAGGTGCCTCTTTTTGTCAACCAGGGCGACAGCATAAAAGTAGATACGAGGACAGGCGAGTATCTGGAAAGAGCGTAG
- the accC gene encoding acetyl-CoA carboxylase biotin carboxylase subunit, whose product MFSKILIANRGEIALRIIRACKELGIRTVAVYSEADINSLHVKFADEAICIGSAVSSKSYLNIPSIISAAEITDVEAIHPGYGFLAENPHFAEVCESCQIKFIGPRPESMKLLGDKMAAKVAMKKAGIPIIPGSKGVVKSKDEALKIAKDMKYPVIIKASAGGGGKGMRVAHSDIRLASAFFMAQSEAEAAFGIPDVYIEKCIENPRHIEFQILADGYDHVVHLGERDCTIQRRHQKLIEESPSASLDSKLRKKIGDMAVKGAKSVGYMNAGTMEFLLDKHDNFYFMEMNARIQVEHPVTEMTTGIDLIKEQIRIAAGEKLGYDQSDIRIEGHAIECRINAEDPDNNFMPSPGKIERFHVPGGKGVRVDSHIYTDYVIPPFYDSMIAKIIAYGKTRNDAIYIMQRALDEFSIAPLKTTIPFHRKVMSDDAFLRGRIDTSYVEKLLGENES is encoded by the coding sequence ATGTTTTCAAAAATATTGATTGCCAATAGAGGCGAGATCGCCTTACGAATTATACGCGCGTGCAAAGAGCTCGGTATCAGAACGGTTGCCGTTTATTCCGAAGCTGATATTAATTCTCTTCACGTCAAATTCGCGGATGAGGCCATATGTATCGGCAGCGCCGTGTCCTCAAAATCCTATCTGAACATCCCTTCAATAATAAGCGCCGCGGAAATCACGGATGTTGAAGCCATACACCCGGGATATGGATTTTTAGCCGAAAATCCTCATTTTGCCGAGGTGTGTGAATCGTGCCAGATCAAATTTATAGGTCCCAGGCCTGAAAGCATGAAACTTCTCGGAGATAAAATGGCGGCCAAGGTTGCCATGAAAAAGGCGGGCATACCGATTATTCCCGGCAGTAAAGGGGTGGTAAAATCAAAAGATGAAGCGTTGAAAATTGCCAAGGACATGAAATACCCCGTTATAATTAAGGCGAGCGCCGGCGGCGGGGGCAAGGGTATGAGGGTAGCGCACAGCGATATAAGGCTGGCAAGCGCTTTTTTTATGGCCCAGTCGGAAGCGGAGGCCGCGTTCGGGATACCTGATGTTTATATTGAAAAGTGCATAGAAAACCCGAGGCACATAGAATTCCAGATACTTGCTGACGGATACGACCATGTTGTTCATCTCGGTGAAAGGGACTGCACCATACAGAGACGCCATCAAAAGCTTATTGAGGAATCCCCTTCCGCGTCGTTGGACTCTAAATTGAGGAAAAAGATCGGAGACATGGCTGTCAAAGGGGCCAAGTCGGTCGGTTACATGAATGCGGGAACGATGGAATTCCTGCTTGATAAACATGATAATTTTTATTTTATGGAGATGAATGCCCGCATTCAGGTGGAACACCCCGTCACGGAGATGACCACGGGTATAGATCTTATCAAGGAGCAGATAAGGATTGCCGCGGGCGAAAAATTAGGCTACGACCAGTCAGATATAAGGATTGAAGGCCACGCGATAGAGTGCAGAATAAACGCGGAAGACCCTGATAATAATTTTATGCCTTCGCCCGGCAAGATTGAAAGGTTCCACGTTCCCGGCGGAAAAGGGGTCAGGGTAGACAGCCATATATATACGGACTATGTGATACCTCCTTTTTACGATTCCATGATTGCCAAAATAATAGCATACGGCAAGACGCGTAACGATGCCATCTATATAATGCAAAGGGCCCTTGATGAATTTTCCATAGCTCCGTTGAAGACAACCATCCCATTCCATAGAAAGGTAATGTCTGACGATGCCTTTCTCCGGGGAAGGATAGATACGAGCTATGTTGAAAAGCTTTTAGGCGAAAACGAAAGTTAA
- the rmuC gene encoding DNA recombination protein RmuC: MNMILAAIALLSVLGIAVMGIVLYRVSAAGKKDNFWHEGLSLVSDVGALKSLIATIENNQKMHQQTVQELKDSVRDDCKTSDSIYRNLEATSRAVDIIRQQYEESKKREVENFQSLKRLEGIIAGSKQKGIAGENILRQTLGVFPPDMIKSNFKIKGKEVEFGLVLSDKKVMPIDSKWPSTELLEAVSNEQDPSRLERLMHQAQKEVGRRVAEISQYLDPNITTPWAIGAIPDSMYSLCRQAHIDAYSKNVILISYSMLLPYILMFFSLHLQYASSVDAEHLTHYLIDIKRNIEQMAGILENRIERARALLSSASDEYRQILGSLKGSVSLLETQKPRTRQVPECK; encoded by the coding sequence ATGAATATGATACTCGCGGCGATCGCGCTGTTGTCCGTTTTGGGCATTGCCGTTATGGGCATTGTCTTGTACAGGGTTTCAGCGGCAGGGAAAAAGGATAATTTTTGGCATGAAGGCTTAAGCCTTGTTTCGGATGTGGGCGCTTTAAAATCATTGATAGCTACCATTGAAAACAACCAGAAAATGCATCAGCAGACCGTGCAGGAACTCAAGGATTCGGTCAGGGATGATTGCAAAACGTCAGATTCCATATACCGCAATCTTGAGGCCACTTCACGCGCCGTTGATATTATTAGACAGCAGTATGAGGAGTCTAAAAAAAGGGAGGTTGAAAATTTTCAATCCCTGAAGAGGCTTGAAGGTATTATCGCAGGTTCCAAGCAAAAAGGTATTGCCGGTGAAAACATTCTAAGGCAGACCCTTGGCGTGTTCCCGCCCGATATGATAAAATCCAATTTCAAAATTAAAGGCAAGGAGGTTGAGTTCGGTCTCGTATTATCTGATAAAAAGGTCATGCCCATAGACTCAAAGTGGCCTTCCACCGAATTACTTGAAGCTGTTTCAAATGAACAGGACCCCTCCAGACTTGAAAGGCTTATGCATCAGGCGCAGAAAGAGGTGGGCAGAAGGGTGGCGGAAATCAGCCAGTACCTTGACCCGAACATCACTACGCCATGGGCCATAGGCGCGATACCTGATTCAATGTATTCTCTTTGCAGGCAGGCGCACATTGACGCCTATTCAAAAAATGTTATATTGATTTCATATAGCATGCTTTTGCCGTATATACTCATGTTTTTCAGCCTGCATCTTCAGTATGCCTCTTCCGTGGACGCGGAACACCTTACTCATTATCTTATTGATATCAAAAGAAATATTGAACAGATGGCCGGTATACTTGAAAACAGGATAGAAAGGGCAAGGGCCCTGCTATCAAGCGCTTCCGACGAATACCGCCAAATACTCGGCTCTCTCAAGGGCTCGGTTTCGCTGTTGGAAACGCAGAAACCGCGTACGCGGCAGGTGCCTGAATGCAAATGA